The Streptomyces liliiviolaceus region GATCTGAGCGCGCAGCTCCGAGGGAAATGATCCTCATGCCGTACCCGCACCACCGAATCCTGCAGCCCACGAGTACAGCCGGGTCATGCGGCGGCCGGAATGACTGGGACGTGTAGACGGCGTGCGTACGTCAGTCGGGCCGCTCGGAAGGTGGGCGGTGTCCTGGCCGGTTGAGAGTGACGGTAAGCCAGGGGTCCACGTGCACCAGGAAGTTGGTGTGCCCATTATCCACCGAGCCCGGCAAATGGTGCTCCTGGGCGCGTTGCCAGATCTCCTGCGGATGATCCGAAGACAGGCGCAGCTGTGCGCGCGGCGCTGAAGCTGCGGGAGGAGCGGCGGAGGAGTCCTCGGCGATGACGAGGTTGCCGTAGGCGACCCAGTTCTGCCCGTAGCGGTCTGGGTGCAAGCCAAAGACCAGCATCAGGACCTGTCGCACGCGCTGCACATCGGTCACGGCTAGATAGGCGCCCTGCAGTTGTGCGCTGGACGGACCCGGAGGCGTGGAGTGCGGGGGCGAGGCACGATGCACGGAATGCAGCAGGTGCAGCCGTTGCCCGTCGTCGGTGATCAGCCGGGCCTGGCGTGCTGCCCATTGCCCTGCATGTGTGTCTTCGTGGTCTTGAACCTGGGCGGTGCGCAGGTAGGGCATGGGGATGACGCTTCCCGGTACGGCGTCAGCCAGTTGGTCATTGAACTCGGCCAGCACCGCGCGGGCTTGCTCTGGCGAGGGTGGCTGTACGCGAGGGAGCGAGGATGGGGTCAGGAGGTCCTGTGCAAGACCTACCAGCAAGGGGCGGTCTTGAATGTTGCGGCCATTGGAGCCCAGCCATTCTTGTCCTAGTGCGGCTCCCAGCAGGCTGCCCGTCATGGAGGCAAGCGTGTCGGTGTCCGCACCCTCCAGACGGGCGGCGGAGGTGAGCGCGTGCTCTGGGCTAGCGGCCGAGCGGGCGGCGAGGTAGGCGGCTGCGACGGCGCACAGAGTCCCGGAACCGCGAGACTTACCGGTGAGGCCCTGGGACTTCAGGAAGACGCTCGGTGCACTAACGGCGCCGCCCCTGAGTTCCTTGTGCGCGAGTGCGAGGAGTTCCTCGACTTCGCGGCCGGTGGTTAGCCACAGCCGGTCGAAGGGATGCTCAAGCATGTGTGAAGCGCGTTGCTTCCATTCGTCTTCCAGCGTCTCGAAGACCGGCTTTTGCCACTGTGCGGCATTGTCCAGGAGGGCTTCGACTAGCCATCCGTAGGACAAGGGG contains the following coding sequences:
- a CDS encoding ADP-ribosylglycohydrolase family protein; this encodes MNREPQPHPWPDRAVGMVLAAAVGDALGWPYERRDRTRRLLADSGLNQFVAWERLAGNRFRPFTEVVKAGDYSDDTQMIIAVGRALLTAGDEWLTWLQRVEWPLLPSYERGAGASVKRSCKAWAQGRSPWTVAGSDVRKYFDTGANGAAMRVSPHVIRHHADTRFDDLATDVVRDAATTHGHPRALLGAIVHAHALWLSMRQPAPLSYGWLVEALLDNAAQWQKPVFETLEDEWKQRASHMLEHPFDRLWLTTGREVEELLALAHKELRGGAVSAPSVFLKSQGLTGKSRGSGTLCAVAAAYLAARSAASPEHALTSAARLEGADTDTLASMTGSLLGAALGQEWLGSNGRNIQDRPLLVGLAQDLLTPSSLPRVQPPSPEQARAVLAEFNDQLADAVPGSVIPMPYLRTAQVQDHEDTHAGQWAARQARLITDDGQRLHLLHSVHRASPPHSTPPGPSSAQLQGAYLAVTDVQRVRQVLMLVFGLHPDRYGQNWVAYGNLVIAEDSSAAPPAASAPRAQLRLSSDHPQEIWQRAQEHHLPGSVDNGHTNFLVHVDPWLTVTLNRPGHRPPSERPD